Proteins from a genomic interval of Ferrovibrio terrae:
- a CDS encoding acetyl-CoA hydrolase/transferase family protein, with the protein MAPAPIHPSDLHRHLPKEGLVWWHGCSGESAAFRSALAASDLHNLTLTGIYVPGLNRLDSLLAAGASAQSFFMLPELAARQEKTKFLPLCYRDIGRTLRQQPPVAAIFSVSPPNANGYCSFGTVTDFLADLWRDIPIRIAHINPLMPTTLGEHGIPFKELTFYTEVPEPLMESDPGIDAVAERIGALAAEIIPDGSTIQAGLGRAPEAVLRSLVSHRGLAIHSGLIGDSTLQLLNAGALRANAPITAGVAIGTRQLYDAVSSAAFQFCPPSHTHDIRVLASLKQFVTINSAIEVDLSGQAYAEAVPKGMISGPGGASDFAAGARANDGLRLVVLPATTGKVSRIITPDLASGPISLGRFDTDIVVTEYGVADLRGLSHRGRAEAMIRIAAPAFQELATPYLTRIIN; encoded by the coding sequence ATGGCCCCGGCACCAATTCACCCGAGCGACCTGCACCGCCATCTCCCTAAAGAGGGTTTGGTCTGGTGGCACGGTTGCTCGGGTGAATCGGCGGCCTTCAGGTCAGCACTAGCCGCGAGCGATCTGCATAACCTGACGCTTACTGGGATTTACGTTCCTGGCCTGAATCGTCTGGATTCTCTGCTGGCGGCCGGAGCTTCAGCGCAAAGCTTTTTCATGCTGCCCGAACTTGCCGCAAGGCAGGAGAAGACCAAGTTTCTTCCGCTGTGCTATCGCGACATCGGACGTACATTGCGACAGCAGCCGCCGGTTGCGGCAATCTTTTCGGTATCCCCCCCCAATGCCAATGGTTACTGCAGCTTTGGCACGGTCACCGATTTTCTCGCCGACCTTTGGCGTGACATTCCCATTCGCATTGCCCATATAAACCCGCTCATGCCAACGACTCTTGGCGAGCATGGTATTCCGTTCAAAGAATTGACTTTCTACACCGAAGTACCGGAACCATTAATGGAGTCAGATCCCGGTATTGACGCCGTCGCGGAACGTATCGGTGCCCTGGCGGCGGAAATCATCCCCGATGGCTCCACCATTCAGGCCGGACTTGGACGCGCGCCGGAAGCGGTGTTACGCAGCCTCGTTTCTCATCGCGGCCTCGCAATTCATTCAGGGCTGATCGGCGACTCCACATTGCAATTGCTGAATGCTGGCGCGTTGCGGGCAAATGCACCGATCACGGCTGGAGTGGCTATAGGTACGCGCCAGCTTTATGACGCAGTGAGCAGTGCCGCCTTCCAATTCTGTCCGCCGTCACACACACACGATATTCGCGTGCTGGCTTCGCTGAAGCAGTTCGTAACCATCAACTCGGCGATCGAAGTCGATTTGTCCGGTCAGGCGTACGCTGAAGCGGTGCCTAAAGGCATGATTTCCGGACCAGGAGGCGCCTCTGATTTTGCTGCCGGTGCGCGCGCCAATGACGGGCTGCGCCTCGTTGTCCTACCCGCAACGACCGGTAAGGTCAGCCGTATCATCACGCCTGATCTGGCCAGCGGCCCAATCTCTCTGGGCCGCTTCGACACTGACATCGTGGTGACAGAATACGGAGTTGCTGATCTGCGCGGTTTGAGCCATCGCGGTCGAGCAGAAGCCATGATCCGGATTGCAGCACCTGCGTTCCAGGAATTGGCTACGCCTTACCTCACCCGGATCATCAACTAG
- a CDS encoding acyl-CoA dehydrogenase family protein, with amino-acid sequence MIERTLFREEHRIFRETVRRFVEKEIVPFHAQWERDGIVPRELWLKAGAQGLLCCTVPEEYGGLGLDYLFDVIVFEELWRAGASGPGFLIHTDLVATYILSFGTEEQKRKWLPKMVSGEAIGSLGMTEPHAGSDLKAIRTRATRDGDDFIINGQKVFISNGQLCDILVLATKTDKDAGAKGITLFLVEGDREGFRRGRNLEKLGMHAQDTSELFFEDVRIPASNMLGEEGRGFAMMMTKLSQERLAQAVRSATVAEIIIEWTLEYTQQREAFGQTIFDFQNTQFKLAELKTQAMVGRVFTDKCIDLFMQGKLDPVDAAMAKMFTTELHCKAADECLQLFGGWGYMWEYPIARAYADARITKIAGGSIEVMKMIIARDMAESQRAR; translated from the coding sequence ATGATCGAACGGACCCTCTTTCGCGAAGAGCACCGCATTTTCCGCGAAACCGTGCGCCGCTTTGTCGAGAAGGAAATCGTCCCCTTCCATGCCCAGTGGGAGAGAGACGGCATCGTGCCTCGCGAACTCTGGCTTAAGGCCGGTGCCCAGGGCCTGCTCTGCTGCACGGTGCCGGAAGAGTACGGCGGTCTGGGTCTCGATTATTTATTCGACGTCATTGTCTTCGAGGAGCTGTGGCGTGCCGGCGCCAGCGGTCCCGGCTTCCTTATCCATACAGATCTGGTCGCCACCTATATCCTGAGCTTCGGCACCGAAGAGCAGAAGCGTAAATGGCTGCCCAAGATGGTATCGGGCGAGGCAATCGGCTCGCTCGGCATGACCGAGCCCCATGCCGGTTCGGACCTGAAGGCGATCCGTACGCGCGCCACACGCGACGGCGACGACTTCATCATAAATGGCCAGAAAGTATTCATCTCCAATGGCCAGCTCTGCGACATCCTGGTGCTCGCCACCAAAACCGACAAGGATGCCGGCGCAAAAGGCATAACCCTGTTCCTGGTAGAAGGCGATCGGGAAGGCTTCCGGCGCGGCCGCAACCTTGAAAAACTCGGCATGCACGCCCAGGACACGTCCGAGCTGTTCTTCGAGGACGTTCGCATTCCAGCATCTAACATGCTGGGTGAGGAAGGGCGTGGTTTTGCGATGATGATGACCAAGCTTTCGCAGGAGCGTCTCGCACAGGCCGTTCGCTCAGCTACGGTGGCAGAGATAATCATCGAATGGACGCTGGAATACACTCAGCAGCGCGAGGCATTCGGTCAGACGATCTTCGACTTCCAGAATACCCAGTTCAAACTGGCCGAACTCAAGACCCAGGCGATGGTCGGTCGCGTCTTCACCGACAAATGCATCGACCTGTTCATGCAGGGCAAGCTCGATCCTGTGGATGCCGCCATGGCGAAGATGTTCACAACAGAGTTGCATTGCAAGGCAGCAGATGAATGCCTGCAGCTCTTTGGTGGCTGGGGCTATATGTGGGAATATCCGATTGCCCGTGCCTACGCCGATGCGCGCATCACGAAGATCGCTGGCGGATCCATTGAGGTCATGAAAATGATCATCGCGCGCGACATGGCAGAGAGCCAGAGAGCGCGCTAG
- a CDS encoding SDR family oxidoreductase: MNSPFRNDLLNRKRILITGGGTGLGKEMARGFALHGAHVYVCGRREQVLGETVDEIRSAGGKADYLLSNVRDAASMEETVARAWEAGPLTGLVNNAAANFIAPTESLSPRGYQAITSTVMDGSFFATLYCGKRWIEAGLPGTVLSNLVTWVWTGSAFVTPSAMAKAAIQAMTMSLAVEWGPKKIRLNAIAPGPFPTPNAWEKLNPIPGTSVGATQSDQVPMRRFGQMHELRNLTTFLMSDACDYINGATIAVDGGHHLAAPSTFADLASLSEADWAAARNALRESAEKERKGRGA; this comes from the coding sequence ATGAACTCGCCATTCCGCAATGATCTGCTGAACCGAAAACGCATCCTGATCACTGGAGGTGGTACCGGACTTGGCAAGGAGATGGCCCGCGGCTTCGCCCTTCACGGAGCTCATGTTTACGTCTGCGGGCGACGTGAGCAGGTGCTCGGCGAGACAGTGGATGAAATTCGTTCTGCAGGCGGAAAGGCCGATTATCTCCTCTCAAACGTCCGCGATGCGGCCAGTATGGAGGAGACCGTTGCGCGCGCTTGGGAGGCCGGGCCGCTGACCGGCCTGGTCAACAACGCGGCTGCCAATTTTATTGCACCCACGGAAAGCCTTTCGCCCAGGGGTTATCAGGCCATTACGTCCACGGTGATGGATGGTTCATTCTTTGCCACCCTGTACTGCGGGAAGCGCTGGATCGAGGCGGGGTTACCCGGAACGGTCTTGAGCAATCTGGTCACCTGGGTATGGACCGGATCAGCATTCGTTACGCCGTCAGCAATGGCCAAAGCAGCAATTCAGGCGATGACTATGTCACTTGCTGTGGAGTGGGGGCCGAAGAAAATCCGTCTGAACGCCATTGCGCCAGGCCCGTTTCCGACGCCGAATGCCTGGGAGAAGCTCAATCCGATCCCGGGCACTTCAGTAGGGGCGACGCAGAGTGACCAAGTACCGATGCGCCGCTTTGGCCAGATGCATGAGCTGCGCAATCTGACCACCTTCCTGATGAGCGATGCTTGCGACTATATCAATGGTGCTACGATCGCTGTCGATGGTGGCCACCATCTGGCGGCGCCGAGTACTTTCGCCGATCTTGCGTCGCTTTCCGAGGCAGATTGGGCTGCGGCGCGGAACGCACTGCGGGAATCGGCGGAGAAAGAACGAAAGGGACGCGGCGCCTGA
- a CDS encoding 3-keto-5-aminohexanoate cleavage protein — MRKANKVIISCAVTGSIHTPTMTPYLPITAEQIASDSIAAAKAGAAILHLHARNEETGQPTQKPEAFARFLPRIKAECDAVINITTGGGLGMTIDERLAAAKWAQPEVASMNMGSLNFNISAAAEKMHEFKFAWERPYLEMTRDFILSNTFAQIERGLTELSANGTRFEFECYDIGHLYNLAHFVDRGLVKGPLFIQGVFGILGGIGAHVDHLVHMRATADRLFGDNYYMSVLAAGRNQMPIAMNNATMGGHVRVGLEDSIFIARGELAKSNAEQVSKIVRILKDLSIEIATPEEARAMLGLKGGNNVAF; from the coding sequence ATGCGCAAAGCCAATAAGGTCATCATCAGCTGCGCCGTCACGGGATCGATTCATACCCCCACCATGACGCCGTATCTGCCCATTACGGCCGAGCAGATTGCCAGTGACTCGATCGCCGCCGCCAAGGCCGGCGCAGCGATCCTGCATCTGCATGCGCGAAACGAGGAAACGGGTCAGCCCACACAAAAGCCGGAAGCCTTTGCGCGTTTCCTGCCGCGCATCAAGGCCGAATGCGACGCGGTCATTAACATTACGACCGGCGGCGGCCTTGGCATGACCATCGATGAGCGGTTGGCTGCAGCCAAATGGGCGCAGCCCGAAGTCGCGTCGATGAATATGGGGTCCCTGAATTTCAACATCTCAGCTGCTGCCGAGAAGATGCACGAGTTCAAGTTCGCGTGGGAGCGTCCGTATCTCGAAATGACGCGTGACTTCATTCTGTCGAACACATTCGCCCAGATCGAACGCGGGCTGACGGAGCTTTCGGCCAACGGTACGCGCTTCGAATTCGAATGCTACGACATAGGCCATCTTTACAATCTGGCGCATTTCGTTGACCGCGGTCTGGTGAAGGGCCCGTTATTCATCCAGGGCGTATTCGGCATCCTTGGTGGTATCGGCGCGCATGTTGATCATCTGGTACATATGCGTGCGACGGCGGACCGGCTGTTCGGTGACAATTACTACATGTCGGTGCTGGCTGCGGGGCGGAACCAGATGCCGATCGCCATGAACAATGCAACCATGGGCGGTCATGTGCGCGTCGGCCTTGAGGATAGCATCTTCATTGCACGCGGCGAGCTCGCAAAATCAAATGCCGAGCAGGTCTCAAAGATTGTACGAATTCTGAAAGACCTCTCTATCGAGATCGCCACTCCCGAAGAAGCCCGGGCTATGCTGGGTCTGAAGGGTGGCAATAACGTCGCGTTCTAA
- a CDS encoding MarR family winged helix-turn-helix transcriptional regulator translates to MESEIRHWGLRLGYLIHDVSRLRRVNFDRELSPLGITRSQWWVLAFISRNNGLPQTQLANELDVGKVALGSLIDRLQEGGFVTREADAKDRRVKRVFLTKKAHKLMSDIEPVSSEFNSRILEGVSLEEMKNTSRMLAKMKENLVALSNGNRPKGGAESDDGLD, encoded by the coding sequence ATGGAAAGTGAAATCCGACACTGGGGTCTGCGTCTCGGCTACCTGATCCATGACGTATCACGGCTCCGCCGGGTTAATTTCGACCGTGAGCTGTCGCCGCTCGGCATCACACGCTCGCAATGGTGGGTCCTTGCATTCATCTCCCGCAACAATGGCCTGCCGCAGACGCAGCTCGCCAATGAACTGGACGTTGGCAAGGTAGCGCTGGGCTCGTTGATCGATCGGCTCCAGGAAGGCGGGTTCGTGACGCGCGAAGCTGATGCGAAGGACCGCCGTGTAAAGCGGGTTTTCCTGACCAAGAAAGCCCACAAGCTCATGAGCGACATCGAACCGGTCAGTTCCGAGTTCAACAGTCGCATACTCGAAGGTGTCAGCCTTGAAGAGATGAAAAACACTTCGCGAATGCTGGCGAAGATGAAGGAAAACCTGGTCGCCCTATCAAACGGTAATCGCCCGAAAGGCGGTGCGGAAAGCGACGACGGACTGGACTAG
- a CDS encoding NAD(P)H-dependent flavin oxidoreductase, whose translation MFIISVPDLVIAQCKAGIVGSIPALNARPKELLRDWIDQIKDALTAHDAAHPESPAAPFAVNQIAHRSNERLGHDMQVIADAEVPIVIVSLAAPAEIFSAVHSYGGLVFNDVVSARHGRKCAEAGVDGLIAVCAGAGGHTGTQSPFALVSEIREFWDGPLGLGGAISTGRGIRAAQMLGADFAYIGTAFIASDEASAPAAYKDMVLGATAEDIVMSDRLTGVKANFLRPSLEAQGIDYKAASEEKSALKAFGEEGASAKAWRDVWSAGHGVGSIRQRIPAADLVDQMRREYEALSA comes from the coding sequence ATGTTCATCATCTCAGTCCCTGACCTAGTGATTGCGCAATGTAAGGCTGGAATCGTCGGTTCCATTCCGGCGCTGAATGCGCGCCCCAAAGAGTTGCTGCGCGACTGGATCGATCAAATCAAGGACGCGCTGACCGCACATGACGCAGCCCATCCGGAATCCCCGGCCGCACCCTTTGCCGTGAATCAGATCGCTCACCGCAGCAATGAGCGCCTGGGTCACGATATGCAGGTCATTGCAGATGCAGAGGTGCCAATTGTTATTGTCAGCCTAGCGGCCCCGGCGGAGATATTTTCTGCGGTCCACAGCTATGGCGGCCTCGTCTTTAACGACGTGGTAAGTGCCCGCCATGGGCGCAAATGCGCCGAGGCCGGCGTCGATGGCCTTATTGCGGTCTGCGCCGGCGCAGGCGGCCATACGGGCACGCAATCTCCGTTTGCGCTGGTTTCCGAGATCCGCGAGTTTTGGGACGGTCCACTTGGCCTTGGCGGGGCCATCAGTACAGGTCGCGGAATTCGTGCCGCGCAAATGCTTGGTGCGGACTTCGCCTATATTGGTACGGCCTTCATCGCTTCTGATGAGGCCAGTGCACCTGCCGCCTATAAGGATATGGTTCTGGGCGCCACGGCGGAAGATATTGTGATGTCGGATCGTCTAACCGGCGTGAAAGCGAACTTCCTGCGCCCGTCGCTCGAAGCGCAGGGTATCGACTACAAAGCGGCATCTGAAGAAAAATCCGCATTGAAGGCATTCGGGGAAGAGGGCGCAAGCGCCAAGGCATGGCGCGATGTCTGGAGTGCCGGCCATGGTGTCGGATCGATCCGGCAACGGATTCCAGCGGCCGACCTGGTCGACCAGATGCGCCGCGAGTATGAAGCTCTATCGGCTTGA
- a CDS encoding NADP-dependent oxidoreductase, with protein MEILAMMNRQWVLDHYPDGPATLDTWRLIETPIPELGPRQILVRVQWLSLDPYMRGRISPAQNYTAGVKPGGAMHGGGVGEVIASSHPDWAVGDLVETMAMNWQEYAVVTPDLPGAARANRVPKDVPPQACLSWLGMPGLTAYVGLLEIGRPKPGETVVVSAASGAVGQVAGQIAKLMGARVVAIAGSDDKLAHCLGLGMDAGINYRTTKDLDAAIAAACPDGVDVFFDNTGGPIHDAVLANLAVRARVIICGRIAVVDKTPAEDIGLRASARLIVTRATIQGLVVFDWWHLRDEAFKHLAAWHRSGHIRFREDVLDGLERMPEAFLRMMAGGNHGKQLVRL; from the coding sequence GTGGAAATTCTGGCAATGATGAACCGACAATGGGTGCTCGATCACTATCCTGATGGCCCAGCCACACTAGATACGTGGCGTCTGATCGAAACACCGATCCCGGAACTTGGCCCCCGCCAAATTCTGGTGCGGGTGCAATGGCTCTCGCTCGACCCCTATATGCGTGGCCGTATCAGCCCAGCACAGAATTATACCGCGGGCGTCAAGCCAGGTGGCGCCATGCACGGAGGGGGGGTCGGTGAAGTCATCGCTTCCAGCCACCCCGATTGGGCCGTAGGCGATCTGGTCGAGACCATGGCCATGAACTGGCAGGAATATGCTGTGGTCACACCGGACCTGCCCGGTGCCGCCCGCGCAAATCGGGTGCCGAAGGACGTACCGCCGCAGGCATGCCTTTCCTGGCTGGGGATGCCGGGTCTGACCGCCTATGTCGGGCTCCTGGAAATAGGTCGGCCCAAACCTGGCGAAACAGTGGTCGTTTCAGCTGCTTCAGGCGCCGTGGGCCAGGTCGCGGGACAGATTGCCAAATTGATGGGCGCCCGCGTTGTGGCAATCGCCGGCAGCGATGACAAGCTCGCACATTGCCTCGGTCTCGGTATGGATGCCGGGATCAATTACCGCACGACCAAAGACCTCGATGCCGCCATTGCCGCTGCATGCCCGGATGGCGTCGACGTCTTCTTCGACAATACCGGCGGCCCCATCCATGATGCCGTGCTGGCCAATCTGGCCGTTCGCGCGCGCGTCATCATCTGCGGGCGTATTGCGGTCGTGGACAAAACGCCGGCCGAGGATATCGGCTTGCGCGCCAGCGCCCGCCTGATCGTTACCAGAGCCACCATTCAGGGACTCGTCGTTTTCGATTGGTGGCATTTAAGGGATGAAGCCTTCAAACACCTCGCCGCCTGGCACCGCAGCGGCCATATCCGTTTCCGTGAGGATGTGCTGGATGGCCTTGAACGTATGCCCGAAGCCTTCCTGCGGATGATGGCCGGCGGCAACCATGGCAAGCAACTGGTAAGGCTCTAG